The following are from one region of the Stanieria sp. NIES-3757 genome:
- a CDS encoding ComEC/Rec2-related protein: MNRHSWTIFCLAYLVGLLSTGWLTFSDAEVAKESLIKVGIGLGGLTLISAWIIGRYVHVRLRKSFWLEVFIIAILAVIYFQIRVPQPSVNDISNQVQGNKSQIVIVAGKVLTEPRLTSEEKAKLWFKTTEIETETKIKQEVTGKLYVTLPLLQATSLYPGENIKIQGILYKPQSPKNPGAFDFKKYLNYQGSFAGLKGWKIIEEKNQSESIWGWWKIRRRIVRSQLQGLGSPVGQLVSSITLGRKAVDLPEDLGSNFIQVGLAHILAASGFHVALLLGLVLRITHHLSGRSQLIIGLIILLIYLCLTGLQPSVIRATLMGTFVLVALAKNSQIIPLGSLLLAAVIIVLFNPLWIWDLGFQLSFLATFGLIVTAPVLSRYLDWLPPSIATAISIPLAASIWTLPLLSYVFNTVAVYSLIVNILTTPLVTFISLGGMISAGVGLFIPWLGSLLSTISYFPTIFLIEISKFFTNLPGSTIAVGKVSLIILILIYSIIVLIWLNRWWQNYWWLGLILAVMLLVFPIGYHQLNLVQATILAANEEQIIVIQDRGKIILVNSGEPKTTKYTVLPFLITQGINHIDYAIALNDFSDDHGWFEINNKLSIYNFVSNTKPTLETIKKATKLISSPAKITTKNFQIKLLNNQPILLELKTKHQTWLVIDPTKIKDNLALNQYLQKNNRGHNPVIIVYSGKKIEPEWFKELKPQIIIATTNEVKNTTKQQLQSQHTQLYITGQDGAISWQPQSGFQTTLVTETEKNTFL; encoded by the coding sequence ATGAATCGTCACAGTTGGACAATTTTTTGTTTAGCTTATCTAGTAGGTTTACTATCTACAGGTTGGTTGACTTTTTCTGATGCTGAAGTAGCAAAAGAAAGTTTAATTAAAGTTGGAATTGGATTGGGCGGATTGACTTTAATATCTGCTTGGATTATTGGTCGTTATGTCCATGTTCGTTTGAGAAAAAGTTTTTGGTTAGAGGTATTTATTATTGCGATTTTAGCGGTAATTTATTTTCAAATCAGAGTACCTCAACCAAGTGTTAATGATATTAGTAATCAAGTTCAAGGAAATAAGAGTCAGATAGTAATTGTTGCAGGAAAAGTTTTAACTGAACCAAGATTAACTAGTGAAGAAAAAGCTAAGTTATGGTTTAAGACAACTGAAATAGAAACAGAGACAAAAATTAAGCAAGAAGTTACTGGTAAGTTATATGTAACTTTGCCTTTGTTACAAGCAACTAGTCTTTATCCTGGTGAAAATATTAAAATTCAAGGTATTTTATATAAACCTCAATCTCCTAAAAATCCTGGTGCATTTGATTTTAAAAAATATCTTAATTATCAAGGTTCTTTTGCTGGTTTAAAGGGTTGGAAAATTATTGAAGAAAAAAATCAAAGCGAATCAATTTGGGGTTGGTGGAAAATTAGAAGAAGAATAGTACGTTCTCAACTTCAGGGTTTAGGAAGTCCAGTAGGACAGTTAGTCAGTTCAATTACTTTAGGAAGAAAGGCAGTAGATTTACCTGAAGATTTGGGTAGTAATTTTATTCAAGTAGGATTAGCTCATATTTTGGCTGCTTCTGGATTTCATGTCGCTTTATTGTTGGGATTAGTTTTAAGAATAACTCATCATCTTTCTGGGCGATCGCAATTAATTATCGGATTAATTATTTTACTTATTTATCTTTGTTTAACTGGATTACAACCATCAGTAATTCGAGCAACTTTAATGGGAACTTTTGTTTTAGTTGCTTTGGCGAAAAATAGTCAAATTATACCTTTAGGTTCTTTATTATTAGCAGCAGTAATTATTGTATTATTCAATCCTCTTTGGATTTGGGATTTAGGATTTCAACTTAGTTTTTTAGCAACTTTTGGTTTAATTGTCACTGCACCAGTGCTTTCTCGTTATTTAGATTGGTTACCACCAAGCATTGCTACAGCGATTTCTATTCCTCTGGCTGCCTCAATTTGGACTTTACCTTTATTGAGTTATGTATTTAATACGGTGGCGGTTTATAGTCTAATTGTAAATATTTTGACTACTCCTTTGGTAACTTTTATCAGTTTAGGAGGAATGATTAGTGCAGGGGTAGGTTTATTTATTCCGTGGCTTGGTAGTTTACTCTCTACAATCAGTTATTTTCCTACTATTTTTTTAATTGAAATCAGTAAGTTTTTCACAAATTTACCAGGTAGTACGATTGCTGTAGGTAAGGTTTCTTTGATTATTTTAATTTTAATTTATAGTATCATTGTTTTGATTTGGCTTAATAGATGGTGGCAAAATTATTGGTGGTTAGGTTTAATTTTAGCTGTAATGTTGCTAGTATTTCCTATTGGTTATCATCAATTAAATTTAGTTCAAGCGACGATTTTAGCAGCTAACGAAGAACAAATTATTGTAATTCAAGACCGAGGCAAGATAATTTTAGTCAACAGTGGGGAGCCTAAAACGACAAAATATACAGTTTTACCTTTTTTGATTACTCAAGGAATTAATCATATTGATTATGCGATCGCTTTGAATGATTTTTCTGATGATCATGGTTGGTTTGAGATTAATAACAAATTAAGTATTTATAATTTTGTCAGTAACACAAAACCTACGTTAGAAACTATTAAAAAAGCAACCAAACTAATTTCTTCACCAGCAAAAATTACAACTAAAAATTTTCAAATTAAACTTCTAAACAACCAGCCTATTCTATTAGAGTTAAAGACTAAACACCAGACTTGGTTAGTAATTGATCCAACTAAAATCAAAGATAATTTAGCTCTCAATCAATACTTGCAAAAAAATAATCGCGGTCATAATCCAGTAATAATTGTTTACTCTGGTAAGAAAATTGAACCTGAGTGGTTTAAAGAGTTAAAACCTCAAATTATCATTGCTACTACTAATGAAGTAAAAAATACTACTAAACAACAACTACAGTCTCAACACACTCAACTTTATATTACGGGTCAAGATGGTGCAATTAGCTGGCAACCTCAATCAGGATTTCAGACAACTTTAGTAACTGAAACAGAAAAAAATACTTTTCTCTAG
- a CDS encoding Fatty acid hydroxylase superfamily protein, translated as MISDNFKLTVICFILTIIFASFLEYWLHRLMHIFPWFGKVTSHYTHHYNNRGAGVIWEFKNYCTVVLILCLTFLISQSVGIRVVFSGIVYAAFSAYAHQLQHDNPTKCFWMKMPVHYIHHKHNQWHHNFGLGVDWWDVIFGTYKKVEWPTEEELNQTKRGLLQIKWW; from the coding sequence ATGATATCTGACAACTTTAAACTGACAGTTATTTGCTTTATTTTAACTATTATTTTTGCTAGTTTTTTGGAATATTGGCTTCATCGTTTAATGCATATTTTTCCTTGGTTTGGCAAAGTTACTTCTCACTATACTCATCATTACAACAATCGAGGTGCAGGTGTAATATGGGAGTTTAAAAACTACTGCACTGTCGTTCTCATTTTGTGTCTGACATTTTTAATTTCCCAATCGGTAGGAATAAGAGTAGTTTTTAGTGGCATAGTTTATGCAGCTTTTAGTGCTTATGCTCATCAATTACAGCATGATAACCCAACTAAATGTTTTTGGATGAAGATGCCCGTACATTATATCCACCACAAACACAACCAGTGGCATCATAATTTTGGTCTTGGTGTAGATTGGTGGGATGTTATTTTTGGCACCTATAAAAAGGTAGAATGGCCAACTGAAGAAGAGCTAAATCAAACAAAACGAGGACTCTTGCAAATAAAATGGTGGTGA
- a CDS encoding extracellular solute-binding protein family 3: MWKKLSLVLVGLVLAIALPRTASAETTMEKVARTGILTVGTRLDLVPYSYVNDQNELVGYSIDAINLIKKRLEEQLGKEITIQVIAEEDFAERIPKLVSRQIDISCDTVFTWERDRFVDFSVSYGISGIRLAVPKDSPLSSPESLAGQRIGVTPNTVVEQTIKVVQPQATLVPVQNLEEGFTALQEGQIDALAGDTVILAGEIARRESDALMLTPTEPYARYGVSCMVAENNSSFLNAIDYALVKMMQGYVNGEPSSVEMVGRWFGQEGIVDLPPELIRAFFQSIIITREQIPLAEESPASSAGQ; encoded by the coding sequence ATGTGGAAAAAATTGTCACTGGTTCTTGTTGGTCTGGTTTTGGCAATTGCGCTACCTCGTACTGCAAGTGCTGAAACTACGATGGAGAAAGTCGCCCGAACCGGAATATTGACAGTTGGCACTAGGCTCGATTTAGTTCCCTATTCCTACGTCAATGACCAAAATGAATTAGTCGGCTACTCGATTGATGCGATCAACCTGATTAAAAAACGGCTAGAGGAACAACTAGGCAAAGAGATTACCATACAAGTAATTGCCGAAGAAGATTTTGCCGAACGAATTCCTAAATTAGTCAGTAGACAAATCGATATTTCTTGCGACACGGTTTTTACCTGGGAACGAGATCGATTTGTGGATTTTTCAGTCAGCTACGGTATTTCTGGTATCCGCTTGGCAGTCCCTAAAGACAGTCCCCTTAGTTCTCCAGAATCTCTAGCGGGTCAGCGTATCGGTGTTACCCCCAATACCGTTGTTGAACAGACTATTAAAGTGGTACAGCCTCAAGCCACACTCGTTCCAGTTCAGAACTTGGAGGAAGGATTTACCGCCTTACAGGAAGGACAGATAGATGCCCTCGCCGGAGATACAGTGATTCTGGCTGGCGAGATTGCCAGAAGGGAATCGGATGCTTTGATGCTAACGCCAACCGAACCCTATGCCCGTTATGGCGTTTCTTGTATGGTGGCGGAAAACAATTCTAGCTTTTTGAATGCGATCGATTACGCTCTTGTTAAGATGATGCAGGGCTATGTGAATGGAGAGCCTTCTTCTGTAGAAATGGTCGGACGTTGGTTCGGTCAAGAGGGAATTGTCGATTTACCTCCCGAATTAATTCGTGCCTTTTTTCAATCGATTATCATCACCCGCGAACAAATACCTCTTGCCGAGGAATCTCCTGCTAGTAGCGCAGGTCAATAA
- a CDS encoding Radical SAM domain protein, with amino-acid sequence MTIAKSTPTSESAIFSNEDFAIALSQFGPISLVVIQPTSFCNLNCDYCYLPDRHLKNRLSLNLVEPIFKAIFTSRFLGDYFTVCWHAGEPLAVPISFYEAVFEQIEEAERQFNTRQACLMHSIQTNGILIDSAWCDFFQKHDIHVGISLDGPAFLHDTHRRTRKGLGSHASTMRGIACLQEHKIPFSVICVITADSLDYPDEIFNFFWENGITDVGFNMEETEGVHQSSSLERAGVEERYRAFIERFWELTAQTDGAFKVREFESICSLIYSGDRLDKTDMNAPFAIVSIDHQGNFSTFDPELLSVKTDRYGDFILGNVLKDTFESVCYGEKFQQIYRDIATGVRECRHTCQYFGICGGGAGSNKYWENGTFASSETKACRYRIKAIADIVLEELENVFSG; translated from the coding sequence ATGACGATCGCCAAATCAACCCCTACCTCTGAGTCCGCGATTTTCTCGAATGAGGATTTCGCGATCGCTCTATCTCAGTTTGGTCCGATTAGTTTGGTTGTAATTCAACCCACATCCTTTTGTAATCTCAACTGCGATTACTGTTATTTGCCCGATCGCCATCTTAAAAATCGGCTTTCGCTCAATTTAGTCGAACCAATCTTTAAAGCGATTTTTACCAGTCGCTTTCTCGGCGACTATTTCACCGTTTGTTGGCACGCAGGGGAACCTCTAGCGGTACCCATTTCTTTCTACGAAGCAGTGTTCGAGCAGATCGAAGAGGCAGAGCGTCAGTTTAACACTCGACAAGCTTGCCTCATGCACTCGATTCAAACGAATGGCATCCTAATCGATTCAGCCTGGTGCGATTTTTTTCAGAAGCACGATATTCATGTAGGAATCAGTTTAGATGGTCCTGCCTTTCTCCACGATACTCATCGCCGAACTCGCAAGGGTTTAGGCAGTCACGCCAGCACCATGCGGGGAATTGCTTGCTTGCAAGAGCATAAGATTCCCTTTAGCGTTATCTGTGTCATTACGGCAGATTCCCTCGACTATCCCGATGAAATCTTCAACTTTTTCTGGGAAAACGGCATTACCGATGTCGGATTCAACATGGAAGAAACCGAAGGAGTGCATCAATCCTCGTCGTTAGAGCGAGCGGGAGTTGAAGAACGATATCGCGCCTTTATAGAACGGTTTTGGGAATTGACTGCTCAGACTGACGGAGCTTTTAAAGTACGAGAATTTGAGAGTATTTGCAGCTTAATCTATAGTGGCGATCGCCTCGACAAAACAGACATGAATGCTCCTTTTGCGATCGTCAGTATCGACCACCAAGGCAACTTTTCCACTTTCGATCCGGAATTGTTATCTGTCAAGACAGACCGCTACGGAGACTTTATTCTGGGTAACGTGCTGAAAGACACCTTTGAATCGGTCTGCTACGGGGAAAAATTCCAGCAAATTTATCGAGATATAGCAACAGGTGTTCGAGAATGTCGCCATACTTGTCAGTATTTCGGGATTTGTGGGGGTGGTGCAGGCAGCAATAAGTATTGGGAGAATGGCACCTTTGCCTCTAGCGAAACCAAAGCCTGTCGCTATCGTATCAAGGCGATCGCTGATATCGTTCTCGAGGAATTAGAAAATGTGTTTTCTGGATAA
- a CDS encoding transposase, with amino-acid sequence MVLAALLPIPIKYESRRHLQRLLISPKLRLKCLWVPILKKWLKINQSPNKIAYVAIDRTRWQERNLFVASLIQDKRAIPLHWLLLDKKGNSNFQEQKRLLKLVLRLLDGFKIVILGDREFGHISLADWLEKQGCQYVIRTKDNKYIKQKEENYQLLKFLGLKPGKSFYLPSVKLTKQKGFGVVNLAGYWSQKTKKKQKNEGWYLITNLPNLKQAVFAYQHRYGIEAMFKDCKTGGYNLEQCHGNDQRLLALVLLIAIAYTCAIKRGKQIKSMGIQKYICRLKSARRTTRRHSNFWIGLYGGLWIKTYEFCHDLVEQLMRFTPNKLPF; translated from the coding sequence TTGGTATTAGCTGCTTTACTACCAATTCCCATCAAATATGAGAGCCGTCGTCATCTTCAAAGATTGTTAATCTCACCTAAGTTGAGGCTAAAATGTCTTTGGGTTCCTATCCTCAAAAAATGGCTAAAAATCAATCAATCTCCTAATAAAATAGCTTATGTAGCCATAGATAGAACCAGATGGCAAGAACGAAATTTATTTGTAGCTAGTCTCATCCAAGATAAAAGAGCAATTCCTCTACATTGGCTCTTGCTAGATAAAAAGGGCAATAGCAATTTTCAAGAACAAAAGAGATTACTCAAATTAGTCTTACGGCTGTTAGATGGCTTCAAAATTGTCATTTTAGGTGACCGTGAGTTTGGTCATATATCATTGGCAGATTGGCTCGAAAAACAGGGATGTCAATACGTTATCAGAACGAAAGACAATAAATACATTAAGCAAAAAGAAGAAAATTATCAGTTATTAAAATTTTTAGGACTTAAACCAGGAAAATCTTTTTATTTACCATCAGTTAAACTAACCAAACAAAAAGGTTTTGGTGTAGTTAATCTTGCTGGATATTGGTCACAGAAGACCAAAAAGAAGCAAAAAAATGAAGGATGGTATTTGATTACAAATTTACCCAATTTAAAACAAGCGGTATTCGCTTACCAACATCGTTATGGAATCGAGGCAATGTTTAAAGATTGTAAAACAGGAGGTTATAATTTAGAACAATGTCATGGCAATGACCAACGTTTACTGGCTTTAGTTTTATTAATAGCAATCGCTTATACTTGTGCCATTAAAAGAGGTAAACAAATTAAATCTATGGGGATTCAAAAGTATATTTGTCGTCTAAAATCAGCTAGAAGAACTACAAGACGACACAGTAATTTTTGGATAGGTTTGTATGGTGGATTATGGATTAAAACCTATGAATTTTGTCATGATTTGGTAGAGCAGTTAATGAGATTTACTCCTAATAAGTTACCTTTCTAG
- a CDS encoding surface antigen, giving the protein MQKFCYRLFLIRILILVLGTACTNLLLAINVRGQSFSNSTSALSKDSSFSTKAVDLLLESYKAVLIKNTQFFFEGTVESEQVLAQEQKKQDQVIPPGELVFDVGENFGFGSIIEPPTALNGLTRKGFILPGSSTFNTLPITINFQQKVGDSQRLLMQAIGVDPQLFGVDISYTLAPKSLPGAFSANFIYQSTLNPAFESEDSDRNVTLPQGGDAWVNGIGGGIEYSQNLAPNLDLAAGVNYQRVSVRSGMFSNEIEPVDELDNSLTVSPTGQDDLLTLNLAALYTNVDNPKYPNRGFKAYLDLNQSIPVGEANILSTLLAASLTQFIPFGSGQNPSSLVLNIQGGTILGDAPPYGAFNLGGGNSVRGYDTGGVSTGKSFIQATAEYRIPLFSFDFFKQPNDVLGSLFFDYGTDLGTADEVIGEPAVVRDKPSDGFGYGLGLQWRSPFGLLRLEGGLNDRGDGTIFFGGGSRF; this is encoded by the coding sequence ATGCAAAAATTTTGTTATCGACTTTTTTTGATACGTATATTAATTTTAGTTCTGGGAACTGCTTGTACTAATCTACTTTTAGCCATTAATGTTCGAGGGCAATCTTTTTCCAACTCGACTTCAGCCTTATCAAAAGATAGTTCTTTTTCTACTAAAGCAGTCGATTTACTGTTAGAGTCTTACAAAGCTGTTCTCATAAAAAACACCCAGTTTTTTTTTGAAGGGACTGTTGAGAGCGAACAAGTATTAGCTCAAGAACAGAAAAAGCAAGACCAAGTTATACCACCTGGGGAACTCGTATTTGACGTAGGTGAAAACTTCGGTTTTGGCTCAATAATCGAGCCACCTACTGCCTTGAATGGATTAACACGCAAAGGTTTTATCTTGCCTGGTTCAAGTACCTTTAATACTTTACCAATAACTATAAATTTTCAGCAGAAGGTAGGAGATTCTCAACGATTGCTGATGCAAGCAATTGGAGTAGATCCCCAATTATTTGGCGTAGATATTAGTTATACTCTTGCCCCTAAATCATTGCCTGGAGCATTTTCAGCCAATTTTATTTATCAAAGTACGCTCAATCCTGCCTTTGAGAGTGAGGATAGCGATCGCAATGTTACTTTACCTCAAGGGGGAGATGCTTGGGTCAACGGTATTGGTGGAGGAATTGAATATTCCCAAAATCTTGCCCCTAATCTAGATTTAGCTGCTGGAGTGAACTATCAAAGGGTTTCTGTCCGCAGCGGTATGTTTAGCAACGAAATTGAACCAGTGGACGAACTGGACAATTCCCTTACTGTCAGCCCTACAGGACAAGACGATCTTTTAACGCTGAATTTGGCTGCCTTATACACAAATGTCGATAATCCGAAGTATCCAAATCGAGGTTTTAAGGCCTATTTGGATCTAAACCAATCAATTCCAGTAGGAGAAGCTAATATCCTGTCCACTCTCTTGGCAGCTAGCTTGACTCAGTTCATTCCTTTCGGTTCTGGTCAAAACCCCAGCTCTTTAGTCTTAAATATTCAGGGAGGTACCATTCTTGGGGACGCGCCGCCTTATGGAGCCTTTAACCTGGGTGGAGGTAACTCGGTACGCGGATACGATACTGGAGGAGTTAGTACGGGTAAAAGTTTTATCCAAGCAACTGCCGAGTATCGCATTCCGCTTTTTTCTTTTGATTTCTTCAAGCAGCCTAATGACGTGTTAGGGAGTTTGTTTTTTGACTATGGAACCGATTTGGGGACGGCAGATGAAGTTATTGGCGAGCCTGCTGTAGTGCGCGATAAACCTAGTGATGGTTTTGGTTATGGTCTTGGCTTACAATGGCGCAGTCCTTTTGGACTGCTCAGGCTAGAAGGTGGACTGAACGATCGAGGAGACGGCACGATCTTTTTTGGCGGAGGCTCTCGCTTCTAA
- a CDS encoding efflux transporter, RND family, MFP subunit — translation MSGLLSRKLLGAVVALSFLTNACGTEEKAVAPQAIPVKLQTLETASLIDSSEYVGTLQAKGRVNLAPQITGRILSIFVQQGDTVKRGQKIAELEPTQQQEQVNAATAQVNVEKARLGQTQAEYQAAEAEKARTAAELERTRADVEDAKAQLALARVNHERSSFLVKQGVNPKQDLDDKVRDLETSKAQLNAREKALQAAQESLHAAEKRVQQALANIDAQKASVTQAEGQLGAVGQELERNTIVAPIDGVVASFDQRKIGDIINSGEELTTITNNEVFELNINIPTEYRSRLRTGLSVKIIEGEGSEGVEGKVTYIAPLVDQNTQSIHTKVSFNNDGSLRDREYVTVRVIWDKQPGVLVPTTAVSTLGGQRFVFVAAPRETQNGEQSLVAKQKPIQVGDIQGQDYQVVSGVKAGDRVAVSRILDLQDGTPIAEESLTSEKTVEP, via the coding sequence ATGAGCGGTCTGCTTTCTAGAAAATTATTAGGGGCGGTTGTAGCACTTTCTTTTCTAACCAATGCCTGTGGTACTGAAGAAAAAGCTGTTGCTCCTCAAGCTATTCCCGTTAAATTGCAAACATTGGAAACCGCGTCTTTAATTGACAGCAGCGAATATGTTGGCACCCTACAAGCTAAAGGAAGAGTTAATCTAGCACCCCAAATCACCGGTCGAATTTTGAGTATTTTTGTCCAACAGGGAGATACAGTCAAACGAGGGCAGAAAATTGCCGAATTAGAACCCACCCAACAACAAGAGCAAGTAAATGCAGCTACTGCTCAAGTTAATGTAGAAAAAGCTCGCTTGGGACAAACCCAAGCCGAATATCAGGCAGCAGAGGCAGAAAAAGCCCGTACTGCGGCTGAGTTAGAAAGAACCAGAGCCGATGTAGAAGATGCCAAAGCTCAGTTAGCTCTGGCAAGAGTCAATCATGAGCGGTCTTCATTTTTAGTAAAGCAAGGAGTAAACCCCAAGCAAGATTTAGATGATAAAGTTAGAGACCTCGAAACTAGCAAAGCCCAGCTTAATGCTAGAGAGAAAGCATTGCAAGCGGCACAAGAGTCTCTCCATGCAGCAGAAAAGCGAGTTCAACAAGCTCTAGCGAACATAGACGCTCAAAAGGCATCGGTTACCCAAGCTGAAGGACAATTGGGAGCGGTAGGTCAAGAGTTGGAGCGCAACACGATTGTTGCTCCCATTGACGGTGTTGTTGCCAGTTTTGACCAAAGGAAAATAGGGGATATTATCAATAGCGGCGAAGAATTAACTACCATTACAAATAATGAAGTTTTCGAGCTAAACATTAATATTCCCACCGAATACCGCTCCCGACTACGGACGGGACTGTCGGTAAAAATTATCGAGGGAGAGGGTAGTGAAGGAGTTGAAGGTAAAGTTACCTATATTGCACCTTTAGTCGATCAAAACACACAATCTATTCATACCAAAGTATCTTTTAATAACGATGGCAGCTTGCGCGATCGCGAATACGTAACAGTGAGGGTTATTTGGGATAAACAGCCAGGCGTGTTAGTTCCCACTACCGCTGTCAGTACCCTTGGCGGACAGCGATTTGTCTTTGTAGCTGCACCAAGAGAAACCCAAAATGGAGAGCAATCTTTAGTTGCCAAGCAAAAGCCCATACAAGTAGGAGATATTCAAGGTCAAGATTACCAAGTCGTTTCGGGAGTGAAAGCAGGAGATAGGGTGGCTGTATCGAGAATTCTCGATTTACAAGACGGTACGCCGATTGCCGAAGAGTCTCTGACGAGTGAAAAAACAGTCGAACCGTAA
- a CDS encoding Ion transport 2 domain protein yields MLQPKTIQNKYSLLLFTLILLFIIGPFFTGIIGQIVTELLFFGIILSIIRTFNLPKKNFFLYVGLAGLAFFFNIISDIYILSQGLESNFDKLLILISDLINSVFIILALLSINKKLFLIQKVNNNIIRGGIAVFLLIGLLWTFIYHIIFLLDPNAFSYSRELQELQEEYNYLFYFSFTTLTTLGYGDVTPINQFAMNLTNLEAIVGMMYPSIFIARLVSLYTADELKERN; encoded by the coding sequence ATGCTACAGCCGAAAACCATACAGAATAAATATTCTTTATTACTATTTACACTAATTTTACTTTTTATTATCGGTCCTTTTTTTACTGGAATAATTGGACAAATTGTAACAGAATTGCTTTTTTTTGGAATAATTCTTTCTATAATTAGAACCTTTAATTTACCAAAAAAGAACTTTTTTTTATATGTCGGACTCGCGGGACTGGCATTTTTTTTTAATATTATTTCTGACATTTATATTTTATCACAGGGATTAGAATCTAATTTTGATAAGTTATTAATTTTAATTTCCGATCTAATTAATTCGGTATTTATTATTCTGGCTCTTTTATCAATAAATAAAAAATTATTTTTAATTCAAAAAGTAAATAATAACATTATTAGAGGAGGTATAGCTGTTTTTTTACTTATTGGTCTTTTATGGACTTTTATTTATCATATTATCTTTCTTTTAGATCCCAATGCTTTTTCTTATTCCCGAGAATTACAAGAATTACAAGAGGAATATAACTATTTATTTTATTTTAGTTTTACTACCTTAACTACTCTTGGTTATGGCGACGTAACTCCGATCAATCAATTTGCTATGAATTTAACTAATCTAGAAGCAATTGTTGGCATGATGTATCCTTCAATTTTTATTGCCCGATTAGTAAGCTTATACACCGCAGACGAACTTAAAGAGCGAAATTAA